In one window of Camelina sativa cultivar DH55 chromosome 15, Cs, whole genome shotgun sequence DNA:
- the LOC104744609 gene encoding probable protein S-acyltransferase 17, translated as MAVQWLLVCHGMATLTVVISFLCGQWPIFKGTPFQWIHYFITFGAYDYFLRFVGFVFGSKGTDMIMSVEYFCCERPNPILQVIYVAIIGSTYFLTVKSSFIYIPGYYVGDVHKYTSFLAVIIGVILFLLTSFSDPGTVNAENVSRYISAYPYDGIIYSEKDCSTCKIPKPARSKHCSICNRCVARFDHHCGWMNNCIGEKNTKYFMAFLFWHFLLCLYGTLAIGFILAGRVKDLRVVHILTVYYGVDKSFRSLAPRVLQWLVGTYNTQILLMVFLGIVSLLLAGFFAYHAKLCLTNTTTNETFKWREYLVLKKKLSEAKASTAALKAGLSCEPKKPLAKSKCFGLCGRSSTHEAAEAKAEAITKRNLYDRGSFQNVSEIVFPLSSRPSSSIKSKPKPE; from the exons ATGGCGGTACAGTGGCTTCTGGTGTGTCATGGGATGGCGACGCTAACGGTGGTCATCTCCTTCCTATGTGGTCAATGGCCAATCTTCAAAGGCACACCTTTTCAATGGATTCATTACTTCATCACTTTCGGCGCCTACGATTACTTCCT GAGATTCGTCGGATTTGTGTTTGGTTCCAAGGGTACGGATATGATTATGTCTGTGGAGTACTTCTGCTGTGAGCGTCCTAATCCTATACTTCAG GTGATATATGTAGCCATTATTGGATCAACATACTTCTTAACTGTAAAATCTTCATTCATCTATATACCTGGATATTATGTTGGCGATGTTCACAA GTACACGAGCTTTCTGGCTGTTATAATTGGTGTCATACTTTTCTTGTTGACAAGCTTTTCTGATCCAGGTACTGTGAACGCTGAGAATGTTTCACGGTACATTTCTGCTTACCCCTATGATGGTATCATTTACTCGGAGAAAGATTGTTCCACGTGTAAAATCCCAAA GCCTGCTAGATCCAAGCATTGCAGCATCTGCAACCGCTGTGTGGCTCGGTTTGACCATCATTGTGGGTGGATG AATAACTGTATAGGCGAAAAGAATACCAAATATTTCATGGCTTTCCTCTTTTG GCATTTCCTTCTTTGCTTGTACGGAACACTAGCCATTGGGTTTATCCTTGCTGGGCGAGTAAAAGATCTTCGTGTTGTACATATTTTAACCG TCTATTACGGTGTAGATAAATCTTTCCGTAGCTTAGCTCCTCGTGTTTTACAG TGGCTAGTTGGTACATACAACACCCAGATTCTCCTAATGGTGTTTCTCGGCATTGTTTCTCTCCTCCTTGCTGGCTTCTTCGCTTACCACGCAAAACTCTGCTTAACCAACACAACAACTAATGAG ACATTTAAGTGGAGAGAATATTTagtcttgaagaagaagctcagtgAAGCAAAGGCGAGCACTGCTGCTCTCAAGGCAGGATTGTCATGTGAACCGAAGAAGCCATTAGCGAAAAGCAAATGCTTTGGGCTCTGTGGGAGATCCTCTACTCATGAAGCAGCAGAGGCCAAAGCCGAAGCTATAACAAAACGGAATTTGTATGATAGAGGAAGTTTCCAAAACGTTTCTGAGATCGTTTTCCCTTTATCATCAAGACCTTCTTCTTCCATCAAATCAAAACCGAAACCGGAATAG